A window from Desulfotignum phosphitoxidans DSM 13687 encodes these proteins:
- the carB gene encoding carbamoyl-phosphate synthase large subunit — translation MPKRNDIKKILIIGAGPIIISQACEFDYSGTQACKALKEEGFEVILINSNPATIMTDPETADRVYIEPVTPDTLCKVIRAERPDAVLPTLGGQTALNTAIEAAKTGIFEEYNVELIGASIEAIHKAEDRELFRDAMNKIGLRIPKSGFAHNFAEVEDVAKKIGFPLIVRPSFTLGGTGGGVAYNMEELNRVAKSGLDASLISQIQLEESVLGWKEYELEVMRDHADNVVIICSIENVDAMGVHTGDSITVAPAQTLSDKEYQVLRDASIAIIREIGVDTGGSNVQFAVNPENGDVIVVEMNPRVSRSSALASKATGFPIAKIAAKLAVGYTLDEIPNDITGETMACFEPSIDYCVVKIPRWTFEKFPEAQDVLTTAMKSVGETMAIGRTFKEAFQKGLRSLEIGRAGFGADGKDLPPDSVAGTDLEYHLSTPNSQRLFYIKYALKHNMPITMLYELTHIDPWFLHQMKQIVDMENQIKLAGKNMPKDLLEKAKKYGFSDRQLAHLTHLTEKQVEQERKLLGLVPVYKLVDTCAAEFRAVTPYYYSTYETECEARVSDRKKVIILGGGPNRIGQGIEFDYCCVHASFALKEEGVESIMVNSNPETVSTDYDTSDKLYFEPLTHEDVLHIVEKENPFGVIVQFGGQTPLNLATGLQKAGIPIIGTSPESIDRAEDRDLFQAMMDKLGLRQPENGIAHSYDEALAVAREIGYPVMVRPSFVLGGRAMKIVYDEADLESFFDLAIQASPDKPVLIDKFLEEAFELDVDVISDGETTVIGGMMEHIEEAGIHSGDSACVLPPYSIAPQHIEEMARAAEAMAKELQVKGLMNIQFGIMNDTVYVIEVNPRASRTIPFVSKAIGVPLAKLATQVMLGKTLKELGFIQQVIPHYYCVKEAVMPFDRFENVDPVLGPEMKSTGEVMGIDIDLGAAVAKSQIAAGQKLPESGTVFISVQDKDKEAALPVAKEFHDMGFTIMATRGTAAFLEEHQVPATPVKKVSAGRPHVVDAVKNKEIQLILNTGATSQTQRDGYEIRRAAIKYKIPYATTTDGTRAILSAIKALKKETLSVKPIQEYHKQNV, via the coding sequence ATGCCAAAGCGTAATGATATTAAAAAAATTCTGATCATCGGGGCCGGTCCCATTATCATCAGCCAGGCCTGCGAATTTGACTATTCCGGGACCCAGGCCTGCAAGGCCCTGAAGGAAGAAGGGTTCGAGGTAATCCTCATCAACTCCAATCCCGCCACCATCATGACCGATCCGGAAACTGCGGATCGGGTCTATATCGAACCGGTGACTCCGGACACCCTGTGCAAGGTGATCCGAGCGGAGCGGCCCGATGCGGTGCTGCCCACATTAGGTGGCCAGACCGCATTAAACACCGCTATCGAGGCCGCCAAAACCGGGATATTTGAAGAATACAACGTGGAGCTGATCGGTGCGTCCATCGAGGCGATCCACAAGGCGGAAGACAGAGAGTTGTTCAGAGACGCCATGAACAAAATCGGTCTGCGGATTCCCAAAAGCGGGTTTGCCCACAATTTTGCCGAAGTGGAAGATGTGGCAAAAAAGATCGGATTCCCCCTGATTGTCCGGCCCAGCTTTACTTTAGGCGGCACCGGCGGCGGGGTGGCTTATAACATGGAAGAGTTGAACCGGGTGGCCAAATCCGGCCTGGATGCCTCTCTCATCAGCCAGATCCAGCTGGAGGAATCCGTGCTGGGATGGAAGGAATACGAACTGGAAGTGATGCGGGACCATGCCGACAACGTGGTCATCATCTGTTCCATCGAGAATGTGGATGCCATGGGGGTCCACACCGGGGACTCCATTACCGTGGCCCCGGCCCAGACCCTGTCGGACAAGGAATACCAGGTGCTGCGGGACGCGTCCATTGCCATCATCCGGGAGATCGGCGTGGACACGGGCGGCTCCAATGTGCAGTTTGCCGTGAATCCGGAAAATGGGGATGTGATCGTGGTGGAAATGAACCCAAGGGTTTCCAGAAGTTCGGCCCTGGCCTCCAAGGCCACGGGGTTTCCCATTGCCAAGATCGCGGCCAAGCTGGCTGTGGGGTATACCCTGGATGAAATTCCCAATGATATCACCGGCGAGACCATGGCCTGTTTTGAACCCTCCATTGATTACTGTGTGGTAAAAATCCCGAGATGGACGTTTGAAAAATTTCCCGAGGCCCAGGATGTGCTCACCACAGCCATGAAATCCGTGGGAGAAACCATGGCCATCGGCCGGACCTTTAAGGAGGCGTTTCAAAAAGGGCTCAGATCCCTGGAGATCGGCCGGGCCGGATTCGGGGCCGACGGCAAGGATCTACCACCCGATTCCGTGGCCGGCACGGACCTGGAATATCATCTGTCCACCCCCAATTCCCAGCGCCTGTTCTACATCAAGTACGCGTTGAAACACAACATGCCCATCACCATGCTGTATGAGCTGACTCATATCGATCCCTGGTTTCTGCACCAGATGAAACAGATTGTGGATATGGAAAACCAGATCAAGCTGGCAGGAAAAAATATGCCCAAAGACCTGCTGGAAAAAGCCAAAAAATACGGGTTTTCCGACCGCCAGCTGGCTCATCTCACACACTTGACCGAAAAACAGGTGGAACAGGAAAGAAAACTGCTGGGACTGGTGCCGGTGTACAAGCTGGTGGACACCTGTGCTGCGGAATTCAGAGCGGTCACGCCTTATTATTATTCCACGTATGAAACCGAATGCGAGGCCCGGGTGAGCGACAGGAAAAAAGTGATCATCCTGGGGGGCGGTCCCAACCGCATCGGCCAGGGCATCGAATTTGACTACTGCTGTGTGCACGCCTCATTTGCCCTGAAAGAAGAAGGGGTGGAATCCATCATGGTCAACTCCAACCCGGAAACCGTGTCCACGGACTATGATACCTCGGACAAGCTGTATTTCGAACCCCTGACCCACGAGGATGTGCTGCACATCGTGGAAAAGGAAAACCCGTTCGGTGTCATCGTCCAGTTCGGCGGTCAGACCCCGTTGAATCTGGCCACCGGACTCCAGAAAGCCGGGATTCCCATCATCGGCACCTCGCCGGAAAGCATTGACCGGGCCGAAGACCGGGACCTGTTCCAGGCCATGATGGACAAGCTGGGATTGCGGCAGCCGGAAAACGGGATTGCCCACTCCTATGACGAAGCCCTGGCTGTGGCCAGGGAAATCGGGTATCCGGTCATGGTGCGACCGTCTTTTGTCCTGGGGGGACGGGCCATGAAAATCGTGTATGATGAAGCGGATCTGGAATCGTTTTTCGATCTGGCGATCCAGGCATCCCCGGACAAACCCGTGCTCATTGATAAATTTCTGGAAGAAGCCTTTGAACTGGATGTGGATGTCATCTCCGACGGGGAGACCACCGTGATCGGCGGCATGATGGAGCACATCGAGGAGGCGGGTATCCACTCGGGTGACTCCGCCTGTGTGCTGCCCCCGTATTCCATTGCCCCGCAACACATCGAAGAGATGGCCCGGGCCGCTGAAGCCATGGCAAAAGAACTCCAGGTCAAGGGATTGATGAACATCCAGTTCGGCATCATGAACGATACCGTGTATGTCATCGAGGTCAATCCCCGGGCCTCCCGGACCATTCCCTTTGTATCCAAAGCCATCGGCGTCCCTTTGGCCAAACTGGCCACCCAGGTGATGCTGGGCAAAACCCTGAAAGAGCTGGGGTTCATCCAACAGGTGATCCCGCACTACTATTGTGTCAAGGAAGCGGTGATGCCTTTTGACCGGTTTGAAAACGTGGACCCGGTCCTGGGGCCGGAGATGAAATCCACGGGCGAGGTCATGGGGATTGATATAGACTTAGGTGCGGCCGTGGCCAAATCCCAGATTGCCGCCGGCCAGAAACTGCCGGAATCCGGTACTGTGTTCATCTCGGTCCAGGACAAGGACAAAGAAGCGGCCCTGCCCGTGGCAAAAGAGTTTCACGACATGGGGTTCACCATCATGGCCACCCGGGGAACGGCCGCGTTCCTGGAAGAACACCAGGTGCCGGCCACTCCGGTGAAAAAAGTGTCTGCCGGCCGGCCCCATGTGGTGGATGCGGTGAAAAACAAGGAAATTCAGCTGATTCTCAATACCGGCGCCACCAGCCAGACCCAGCGGGACGGGTATGAAATCCGCCGGGCCGCCATTAAATACAAAATTCCTTATGCCACCACCACCGACGGGACCCGGGCCATTTTAAGCGCCATCAAGGCCTTGAAAAAAGAAACCCTGTCCGTTAAACCCATCCAGGAGTATCATAAACAAAATGTCTGA